The nucleotide window TAATGTGTCCATAGCATTTGCATGTGAGATTCCGACTGACTTTACTGTTTTTCCAGCAGTATCTTTTTCAAATTCACTCATTAAAAATTTCACAACTTGTTTATGACTACGAGGTTTCGCACATATTGTTACTTCCCCGATATCAAGGTTTCCGATTGGTTTAATATTAAGTAATGAGCTTACTACTGCCTTACCCTTCCCAATTCGTCCACCTTTCACCATATTTTCAAGTGTATCTAATACAACGAATAAACGGGTATTTTCACGTACACGATTTACCCCTGCTACAATCTCTTCTACCGTTGCACCTGCATCGCGTAAACGAATCGCTTCACGTAATTGGAAAGCTAATCCGAATGCAATATAACGTGAATCAATCACTGTTACATCTGTATCGGTCATTTCAGAAGCCTGCTTTGCCGATTGAACTGTCCCACTCATCCCACCTGTCATATGTATGGAAATAACTTGGGCTCCGTCTTTGCCTAACTCGTCATATAATTCCTTAAATACGCCTGGCGCTGGCTGAGAACTTTTTGGTAGCTCAGGTGCATCTTTCATTAAATCCATAAACATGTCTGGCTGTAAATCTACACGATCTGTATATGTTTTACCATTAATTTGAACTGTTAGTGGAACAACATGAATCCCATGCTGTTTAATTTCCTCATCTGTTAAGTCACAAGTTGAATCTGCTACAATATGAATTTGACCCAATGCTTACACATCCTTTTTCTATCTTCTTTACTATTATAAATAAATACAATTTTTTTACCAATATGACATTTGTCATTCCACAAATTGACCATCTATCATTATTGGAACATGACATATCCCAGTATAACATTATGACAAACAACTATCGCAAGTGGATACTCCTTTAGTTATAGTAAAATACAAAAGGAGCGTGAAAAATTTTATGCAAAATGTTGAAGCATTTGATTATAAAAACGCAAAAGAAGAATTATGGAATGCCCTTACCCATGGATTTGGATTAATTTTAAGTATACCTGTCTGTATATTGTTAATTATCTATGCAGGACTTCACGGTTCTGCAGTTCAAGTGACTGCATTTTCGATATTTGGTGCAACGTTAATTTTACTTTTTCTAATGTCTACTCTTTTACATAGCGTACCAGAGAAATATAAAAGAGTTTTTTCTATATTAGATCATTCCTCTATTTACATTTTGATTGCTGGTACATATACGCCATTTTTACTAATCGCAATCGGAGGGACACTTGGCATTGTCATGCTCATATTAATTTGGAGTATCGCATTATTTGGTGTTGTGTTTAAATGCCTATTCATACACCGATTTGAAAAACTTTCTTTGTTTTTGTACATCCTTATGGGCTGGTTAATTATTTTCGCTATCCGTCCCCTTTATGCATATTTAGCTTTTGAAGGCTTTATGCTCTTACTTGCTGGTGGGTTATTATTTACGTTTGGTGCCATTTTTTATGCATGGACGCGTTTACCATATAATCATGCGATTTGGCATTTATTTGTACTTGCTGGTTGTGGATGTATGGTTGCATGTGTATACACATATTTATAATCTATCAACACGAAAAACGAATGTGCAATGTCATCAATCACCGCGCATTCGTTTTTTTTATTGTAATTGGTTTAAAATTTCTTCTACGACTTCATACATAGTTGAATGACCACCGATGTCACCTGTCTTAATTCCCTTTTCAAGAGTCGCTTCAATCGCTTCTAGCACTTTTTTTCCTGCTTCTTGATGACCTAGGAAGTCAAGCATCATTTTGCCGGTCCAAATTTGTCCGATTGGATTTGCAATACCTTTACCAGCAATGTCCGGAGCAGATCCATGGACAGGTTCAAACATAGATGGGAATTGACGTTCAATATTTAAATTCGCAGCTGGTGCGATGCCAATACTTCCCATAATTGCACCACCTAAGTCGGTTAAAATGTCCCCGAACAAATTAGATGCAACGACAACATCAAATGCATGAGGTTTCATGACGAAAAAGGCAGCTAATGCATCAATATGATTCACCGCTGTATCGATGTCAGGATAATCCTTTTTCACTTCTGTAAATACCTCATCCCAAAACGGCATAGAGTATGTAAGCCCGTTTGATTTCGTCGCACTTGTTACATGTCCACGAGAGGATTTTGCTAATTCAAACGCATAGCGCATTGCACGTTCCGTTGCTTTACGAGTAAAAACGGCATTTTGCATTGCGATTTCATCTTGTCCTTGATGAATGCGCCCACCGCTCTCTGAATACTCCCCTTCAGAATTTTCTCGAACAACCGTAATATTAAAACCATTTGGATTTTTTAATGGCGACTCCAAACCCTTTAATAGTTTAGCTGGTCGGACATTAATTGCTTGTTTCATTTCGCGGCGGATTTTAATAAGCAGACCCCATAACGAAATATGATCCGGTACAAGCTCTGGCATACCAACTGCCCCTAAAAAGATTTGATCATACTGCTTTAATGTTTCAATACCATCTTGTGGCATCATTTCTCCATGCTGTAAATAGTAGTCACACCCCCATGGGAAGTATGTCCATTCAAATTTGAAGGTACTGTCCATTTCCGCAACAGCATTTAACACTTTAATCGCAGCAGGTACAACCTCTTTACCAATGCCGTCTCCTTCAATAACAGCAATTTTATATAATTTCATTTGTTTCACCCTTTTATGTATGACTTGAAGATGCCACTAATCATAATCCTTTTTTTACAAATTGTGTAGTAGTTTTTTAAATTTACACACAATTTCACCTTACATAATGCACAACCCAAACCGATAAAAAGATAGAGGTGAAAAAATGAAAATCGATCTATCTAGTTTACAATCCATTTTAACGAGTAATTCAAACTTAACGAGTAATGTATTCGGAGCGAATACTTCTACAACTTCGTTCGAAAATTATTTTTTAAATGCACTTTCATCAAAACAAAATGAGCAAAATATGAATCCACTGTATAAAGATTTATCTTCATTTGGTTCTTCTAGCGCATTATCTACTTTACTTAGTAGCAATGTAAATAATAGTTCCCTCATTACATCCTATTTAAATTCGGCTAATGGGAATACAAGCTACTTTGATGAGCAAGCAATGCAAAATACGTTTACTAGTTATTTACAAAATAATTTTCAAGCAAAGCAAATGGATTTATTAGCATCAGCTAAGGAAAAACTTAATGTGAAGGCAACTGAGTATAAGGAACAAATCGGGGACAATCCAAGCGAAGCGGAAAAGTTCCGTTTACTACAAATGAATAAAAATGTAGAACAGCTCACAAATTATTTCAAACAAAAAAACGAAGCAAACACAATGAATCAAACGTTATTGTCCCAACTTCAAAACTCATCCGCTCTATCACAATACTTATTACTAAACAATCAATCACTTTAGTAAATACGAATGAAAAAATGAGGTGAACCCGTCTTTTTCAACGGCTTCACCTAATTTTTATTTTTCAAATATACAATATTGGAATGTATAGCCGTTATCAGTGTTGATAGGTTCACTGCTTGATGTAAGCTGCCACTCTTCATACTGTGGGAAGTAAGTATCCCCGTTAAATTCATGATTAATTAACGTAATATAAAGCTTATCTGCAATAGCCATGGCTTGTTCAAATATTTGTGCACCACCAATGATCATAATTTCCGGTACATCCTGAACTAGCTGTAGTGCCTCATCTAAACTTCCAACTACTTCAATACCGTCCGCGCTGTAGTTAGTATTACGCGTTATAACGATATTTCTTCTCCCTGGTAATGGTCGCCCAATGGACTCGAAAGTTTTCCGTCCCATGATCATCGGTTTACCCATCGTCATTTTTTTGAAATACTGCAACTCACTTGGTAAATGCCATGGCATCCCATTTTCATATCCAATGACACGATTAAGATCGTGGGCTACAATTAATGAAATCATCGTCTTCGCTCCATTCCATAGTTACTTATACTGCGATTGGTGCTTTAATTGTCGGGTGAGGGTCATAGCCTTCTACCGATATATCTTCTAATTCAAAATCAAAGATCGATTTCTTTTCAGTATTTAATTGAAGTGTTGGTAATTGTTTCGGCTCGCGCGAAAGCTGTTCCTTCACCTGTTCAATATGATTCGAGTAAATATGTGCATCTCCAATACTATGAACAAATTCTCCTACTTCTAAACCACACTCATGTGCGATTAAATGCGTTAATAGTGCATAACTTGCAATATTGAATGGTATGCCAAGGAATGTATCGCCACTACGTTGTGTAAGCATACAGCTTAATTTTCCATTTGTTACATAAAATTGGAACATCGCATGGCATGGTGGTAATGCAGCCTTACTCCCCTTTGCACCAGCATTAATTACATCCTCAGGGTTCCATGCATTGACGATAATACGACGTGAATCTGGATTATGTTTAATTTGATTGATTGCATCCTGTAGCTGATCAATCGATTCACCTTCAGAAGTTGTCCAATTGCGCCATTGCTTGCCATAAACATTTCCTAAATCACCATATTTACGTGCAAATTCGTCATCATCTAACACACGTTTACAAAAGTCTGCTAACTCTTTTTTATATAGTTCATTAAACGTATCATCTACTAGAGCTCGACGACCAAAATCCGTCATATCTGGACCTGTATACTCATCGGATTCAACCCATTTTTTAAACGCCCATTCATCCCAAATATGATTGTTATTTTGTAATAAATAACGAATGTTTGTATCACCTTTAATAAACCAAAGCAACTCACTCGCAACCCTTTTAAATGGAACCCTTTTCGTTGTTAATAAAGGAAAGCCTTTCGATAAATCAAAGCGCATTTGATAGCCAAATACACTCACAGTACCTGTACCTGTGCGATCTTCCTTCTTCATACCATTATCCAAAATGTATTGCATAAAGTCTAAATATGTTTTTTCTAACTCATTTGCCATGAAAACTACCTCCAAATCTAATTCCTTATCTATTATAGTCGAAAAAACTCTTTTTTGAACTACGTCTGAGAAAAAGTCCGTAATTCCTAAGTGGCAAAAATATTCGAAAGTTTTCAATTACGATATTTAACGTATATATGATGCAGCTGACCTGGAATGAGATGCTATAATAAATGAAATATATAGAAATGTCGAACTCGTGAAGATGATGTAGTAGAGCATGAAAAAGTTCATCCTTCTTTTACGGTAATGTCCTCTTACGATTTGTTTAGTTTTTGTAATGCAGCTTTTGTGGATGATTTTTCTTTATTTCTGTAGGAAAACTCAAGAAAAATGGAGAAGTAGAACAAGAAGTGGACTTAGAGGATAAAGAAGGTGTAGATAATTTACTATTCCTTGGGTATCGTTTACAACCATTTTTCACCCTATACATAGTAGCACAGCTGACAGTGTACCACGTATTGCATGGGGTAATTTTTTCGAGTAAAAAAACAAAATCAAGTTACTTCTATCCATCCAAGCTCATCACGCGTTAGTCGATGGTGTACCCATAGGTAGATTTTTTCAGGACTTACAGAATTGGCTTGATCATACAGAGAATTATCAGTTTAATCAAATAATCAAAAGAACAAAGCTAACAGAAAAAAATATAGAATCCATTCATTGATTAAAATAATTTTGAGTAAGTATAATTCAATCTTCCCGAAGAAAAAAAGGCAACATAAAAGGCGCTACTCGTATTTCATCTGCTGAGTAGCGCCTTTAATCAAATGTGTCTAAATCATCGTAAAGTTCAATTGTTTTTCCCAATTCCTACGTGGCCTCCTTAAGGATTGTTTTGTTATTTTCCAAAATGTGAAGAAGCTGTGTTAAAATTTGTTCTTCTTTTTTAGGAGAGCTATTGACCTCCTTTTCAATAATTTTATTCAATTCTAAAATTGTGCTTACGTCGAGCTTAAATTTTTCCGCTAATTGGAATGCTCGCTCTAACTGACCGGTCACCATCGGCAGTCCCCCTTTTATTTATAGTATGATACTAGTTTACCCTTTTTCACAAAGAAATTCATTAATAGTCGCCTAAATTTTTTAGAAAAATTAAAATTTGAGCAAAAGAATGGCTTAAAACAGATAGAAAAAACGTGCTGCTGTTGAAACAGCCAAACACGTTTGTCGTATTTACAAATTATTTGTTAGTGTAACACCTTTAAATCATAGGAATACACCCGTTTATTATTCTTAAACTGTAACACTTTATCCAAAGCCAAAATATCAAAAACGTCCGTTCGTTTCCCCTGCTGAAGTGAATACGTTTCTAAGGAATAATCTGACCGCGTATTTTGTTGATACCTTAATACATATAGTTGATTTTCATAAAAATAAGTCTCTTCATTATTCCGAACCTTTGACTTACTTGCATGGTCAATTTCAAATTCTCGAATAATATCATTTGTTTGCAAATCAAAGGAATACACTTCCCCTAACCCATTAATATAATACAACTTCTCTTCATAGATCGTTGCAGAGTTTTTATAATTGTACGGAATTGTTGCAGTTAAATCAGTGTTTTCATATTTAATGAATTCAAAATAATCTTGTTTCCGAGTTATTTTATTTATTCGATAAATGCCTACAGATTCATTTGTCTCACTTTCAATCGTCGATAAAATTAAATAATAAAAATTTTTATCCGCTAAAATCGGCGCTAAAGCTTGCATATTTTCTGGAGAAGCATTTTGAAGAACGCTAATTTCCTTTACTTCAATATCTTCTTCAATAAACACCTCTTGTAATGTATATATATTCTTTTCAAAATCTTGTGTCAAAATGTTTACACGGTCAGCGTTTACACCTGAAGCAACAATATAATGCGGAATACTTCCCGTTTTAATTCCATCCGAAGTACCATAACGCACGTCCGATTGATACCCACCCGAATTAAAGCCTGTATTATAAATGCTAAAGAAGATATCTTGCTTTGGAAGGTAGCCCGTTCTCTCCCCTGTATATTGAGCTTCCTCTAAATGAAACTGTTTCATTTCATCATCAACAAGATGAAATGAATTTTTATCCTCTAATAATAGTTGATCATTACCTATTGCTATACTACCTAATTCCAATCCATTCATTGGAAATACTTTTAACATATGATTTTTTTGAACAAAAACAGCATAGCTTACGCCTTTATTATCATAATCTTGATCTGCAGTCGTTGAAAAATAAATAATTGCCTTCGTATTATTTAGTACATCCTTATTAATGCTTTCTGCAGTAATAATTGAGAATTCTTCCTTTACACTAAATCGAAACAACAATAGACTGAATACTAAAATCGCTATAAGGACAATGCTTCCAATATAAATCATTTTCTTCAAAAAAACACCTCCATAAAGAAGATCGTCTCTAACGAATTAAAGACGATCTTACAAGAGATTATATATTTCTTACTAAAACAGTACCGGGAGCATCACGGACGTCTCTAGGATAAACACCAAGACCCCCATCCACATCCAAATCTAAATTTCCATGTAGCTTATAAGCCGACCAAATTAACTTTGAACAGTTTTTTGCTCCATCGTGACCTGTTAAGCGATTTGTCGCGAAATTATATGAATACGATTGCCCAATTTGAGAATATGCCCAATTTGCCGCATTATTCCGGTTTGTAGTAGATGTTGAGACAGATTTAACAACAGCACCCGAACTATCTACCTTACGCGCAGTTGTAGAAATTTGTCGCACGCCATCGGATGGTACAGACTCAACAATTGTTGTAGTTGCATAATATAAGCCGACATGGCCATGATCTAAGTAAGCTGTTTCTGACGGTGTATAATAGAAATTCCCTTTTGTACTAGACCCTACACTCACCGTTCCACCTGAACCTCCGAAAGTCGAATTCCCCTTCTTTTGTAACGCTGCTTGTTCTGTCATTCCCTTTTCCTGATTGTTTTTTAATTCGCTGTAGATTTTGTCCAATACTTCATTCTCTGTCATACCAGTATTTGAAACGATACTTTCAACATCTGCCATCAATTGTTCCTGCGATACATCCGGTTGAAGCATTAATATGTCATCAACAACTGATGAAGCACCTACATTACTGAATGGGATTAAAAACGTTGAAGCGAACAAAACGAAAGACAAAATAGCTCTCTTCATTTTTCCAACTCCTCGCATTTAGTGATAAGACGCTTTCCAATAAAATTTATTATTAGAAATCGCTTATGTATGCTTATCACAGGCAACTAAGAAGTGGAAAAATCATAAAATAATGACAATCCTCCTTCATTTTTAAAATTATATGATTCATCAATAATATTTATTAATATATTTATTAATATTTTTATTTTTGAGGCTTACGAAATTACAAAGAATACTCTGAGATGCTTAAATTCGACAAGGTGGGGGTCGCAAGTTCGAGACTTGTCGAGACCATTATTTATAGTGCCTGTAAACGTTGATATATCAACGTTTACAGTTTTTTCTTTTTTAATGACTTACTGTCTTTCACATCTTTTTTATGATTTGTCCGCAATTTGTCCGCAAGATTTTTTCCAATTAGTTAGTGTTACTTTGGAGGGCATTGTGAAAAATGTCTGCAATGTCATTATCTGCATTCGGCAATAAATGTGCATAAAATTCTAACGTGATTTTAGGGTTGGCATGACCTAATCGCCTCGAAATTTTAACGATATATACACCTTCTGAAATAAGAATCGATGCATGCGTGTGCCGAATATCATGAAAACGGATGTTTGGTACCTTCGTACTTTTACTCTTAAACTTTTAATTTTTTTGTTAGTTTCTTAGTAGCTAATAAAAAAATGCAGGAAACAATTAATCCCATTAGAGCGCTAGTAAGCCCTGATACTCCAAATGATTTAAATATAAATTTTGTTAATTCAAACAGTAAACCTGCACATCCTAATATTAAGAAGAATAAAAATGGATCTATATTCTTAGCTATAATTGCAAGGATTACACCAAATATTATGAGAGTTATGCTAAACGGTAACATTTTACCTCTTTTTCACCTTTCTTAATTCGTATTATCAATTTCGATAATACTTAATTGCGTAGTAAGACAGATTATACGTAAAAACTACTCCTTCACTTAGGCCTACACCAGCCACTCCTCCGATAATTTTTAAAGCAGCTGTTCTTCCTAATCTCTTAATTAACTGATTTTTTGCAGTCTTTATCAAAGTTCCAGTAAAATTACCTGCAACTTTTTTTATATAACTTGTATATGCTTTTAGACTTTTTTGCTCTGTATTGGCTAAACGAACAAAGGCTATACTGCCAAAGACAAAAATCAAAGTAACTTGAATTATAGTTTCCCCTAATTCCCGAGAACCATTTTCCTATGAAAATTTCTAAAGCTTTCTTAAAACCGTATTTGAGACTGGCCATTAGTTTTTTAGCCGAATACATCCGGATCCACCATCATCACCGGATTATTATTGACATAATTATAGCCGTTCATTGTGATTGGGTTTAGTTTATTTCCAAGCACCGGATCTAGTGACATAAACACCCCTGTATCCAGGTTATAATACCGAGCCATTAGCTTCGTTTCCTCATCAAAGCGATATCCTGCATAACGGTAAGGGTTTTCTTTTGCGATATTAAGTGTATCTAATTTATCTTGCGTTAAAATATTGCCCCATGTGTCGTATGTGTACTCAGCAACGATTGTCCCACTTTCATCCGTTAAAGATAGTACATCCCCACGGTAATTTGTCAGGTAGTAGTAAGTTTTCCCACTATACGTCATTGTTAATGGAAGCCCGTTATCATCATACGTGTAGGCTTTTGTAATTTCGCCACTTGCATCTTCCTCGAATAATACGTGATGACGGAAATCGTGGAATAGAATTTGGGTTACACCTGAAGTGATAATTAATCTTTTCAACGCTCGTAATACTCCGAAAAATTAATACTTTAAACATAATTTTGCAACGTCATTAAAGTTATAAACTATTACATTATGATCATTATACTAATGCTTTTGACCACGAAGTTTTATATGTATTTTCAAAACTACAATTTAATATAAGATTATTCCACGTTCTAACATAATCGTTCACATTACCAACCCTATCCGGGTAATTTTCTTGCTACACTAATTAATGAAAATAAACTATTCATTATTCACCTTTCTATAGCTAACACAGCTTTTTATCCTTTCTTTTAGGAACTTTTAATGGATATGTAATTCAATTAACTCATACCATTTATCTGTCATCTTTTCTGAAATGGTATAAATGTTATGAGTATCATCTATTTTCATTATTGTGCTTTCTTCACCTTTTTCACCAATCCATAAATGAAAACTTTGTTTATTTTCATTTTCATAAACAACATCCATATAAAACTCCGGATTTGCCATCATTGGGAAGCCCTTTATTTTTACACCACTTGTAATTATAGTATTAAAAATTTCTATAGATGCATCATCTTCAAAAATGGTTTCGCTATTTCCTTGTGAATTTGAAATACTAACTTTTATTACTTCTGCATTAAGTTTCAATTTTTCACTGTCTTCCTCTGATTGGCACCCCAAAAGAATAGTTGAAATAAAAGCCAATGATAAAATTAGCGACAAAGTTTTTTTCATATTGTAATATCCCCTAATATACTTCTTATTATTTTATTCAAACGAAGTGTGGTTTAAGAATGATTTCATTGATTACTTTGATAATGTAGAACTGGGTAAATTGCAAAATAAAGAAAGAGCCCAAAAGAGCATATTCGTAAGAAAATAATAGATACAGACCTTAAGTATTTGCTCTTCCACTTTCCATATTATAACTTTTACTTATTTTCTGACTATCTAATCCAGGTAATACAGAAGTTTATCCTTTTAATTTTTAAATGTGTGACATTAAATAATAATTCACTAATAAAAATAGTTTCTTGACATTTTTATAAATTTGGTTGCATCCTAACAATAATTTTCCCTCGAACATGATGTCCTTTTAGTTTTTTCAAACCAGAAGGCAACTCTTCTCGAGGAAGAACTTCATTTATCATCGGATTGAGCGTTCCTTTTTTCACTCTTTGCATTAATTCTTCAGCCATAAAGCTTAAGTTTTTCTTCGCACGAATGGAACCACTAGTGTGAGCAGCACCTAGAGCTATCTCATGTATGGACGGAGAGAGAGAAAAGGGTTTAATGGTTGAAAGGTCAGGCCTTCCCGCAATGTAAGACAATTGTCCAGAAAATGCTAACCTTTTTAAGTCTTCAGTAGCTTCAGGAAAATGTTAACACAGCAATTACGAGAGTTAGAAAAAGAC belongs to Solibacillus sp. FSL R7-0682 and includes:
- the trhA gene encoding PAQR family membrane homeostasis protein TrhA, with protein sequence MQNVEAFDYKNAKEELWNALTHGFGLILSIPVCILLIIYAGLHGSAVQVTAFSIFGATLILLFLMSTLLHSVPEKYKRVFSILDHSSIYILIAGTYTPFLLIAIGGTLGIVMLILIWSIALFGVVFKCLFIHRFEKLSLFLYILMGWLIIFAIRPLYAYLAFEGFMLLLAGGLLFTFGAIFYAWTRLPYNHAIWHLFVLAGCGCMVACVYTYL
- the folA gene encoding type 3 dihydrofolate reductase, which encodes MISLIVAHDLNRVIGYENGMPWHLPSELQYFKKMTMGKPMIMGRKTFESIGRPLPGRRNIVITRNTNYSADGIEVVGSLDEALQLVQDVPEIMIIGGAQIFEQAMAIADKLYITLINHEFNGDTYFPQYEEWQLTSSSEPINTDNGYTFQYCIFEK
- a CDS encoding zinc-binding dehydrogenase, translated to MSYIAGRPDLSTIKPFSLSPSIHEIALGAAHTSGSIRAKKNLSFMAEELMQRVKKGTLNPMINEVLPREELPSGLKKLKGHHVRGKIIVRMQPNL
- a CDS encoding DegV family protein, which codes for MGQIHIVADSTCDLTDEEIKQHGIHVVPLTVQINGKTYTDRVDLQPDMFMDLMKDAPELPKSSQPAPGVFKELYDELGKDGAQVISIHMTGGMSGTVQSAKQASEMTDTDVTVIDSRYIAFGLAFQLREAIRLRDAGATVEEIVAGVNRVRENTRLFVVLDTLENMVKGGRIGKGKAVVSSLLNIKPIGNLDIGEVTICAKPRSHKQVVKFLMSEFEKDTAGKTVKSVGISHANAMDTLVNPLIEQLRAAGFTGNVEVAYTSPVISTHTGEGAIGFMYYAE
- a CDS encoding thymidylate synthase, whose protein sequence is MANELEKTYLDFMQYILDNGMKKEDRTGTGTVSVFGYQMRFDLSKGFPLLTTKRVPFKRVASELLWFIKGDTNIRYLLQNNNHIWDEWAFKKWVESDEYTGPDMTDFGRRALVDDTFNELYKKELADFCKRVLDDDEFARKYGDLGNVYGKQWRNWTTSEGESIDQLQDAINQIKHNPDSRRIIVNAWNPEDVINAGAKGSKAALPPCHAMFQFYVTNGKLSCMLTQRSGDTFLGIPFNIASYALLTHLIAHECGLEVGEFVHSIGDAHIYSNHIEQVKEQLSREPKQLPTLQLNTEKKSIFDFELEDISVEGYDPHPTIKAPIAV
- a CDS encoding RHS repeat-associated core domain-containing protein — encoded protein: MKRLIITSGVTQILFHDFRHHVLFEEDASGEITKAYTYDDNGLPLTMTYSGKTYYYLTNYRGDVLSLTDESGTIVAEYTYDTWGNILTQDKLDTLNIAKENPYRYAGYRFDEETKLMARYYNLDTGVFMSLDPVLGNKLNPITMNGYNYVNNNPVMMVDPDVFG
- a CDS encoding ABC transporter permease, with translation MVTGQLERAFQLAEKFKLDVSTILELNKIIEKEVNSSPKKEEQILTQLLHILENNKTILKEAT
- a CDS encoding YiiX/YebB-like N1pC/P60 family cysteine hydrolase; translation: MKRAILSFVLFASTFLIPFSNVGASSVVDDILMLQPDVSQEQLMADVESIVSNTGMTENEVLDKIYSELKNNQEKGMTEQAALQKKGNSTFGGSGGTVSVGSSTKGNFYYTPSETAYLDHGHVGLYYATTTIVESVPSDGVRQISTTARKVDSSGAVVKSVSTSTTNRNNAANWAYSQIGQSYSYNFATNRLTGHDGAKNCSKLIWSAYKLHGNLDLDVDGGLGVYPRDVRDAPGTVLVRNI
- a CDS encoding tartrate dehydrogenase; the encoded protein is MKLYKIAVIEGDGIGKEVVPAAIKVLNAVAEMDSTFKFEWTYFPWGCDYYLQHGEMMPQDGIETLKQYDQIFLGAVGMPELVPDHISLWGLLIKIRREMKQAINVRPAKLLKGLESPLKNPNGFNITVVRENSEGEYSESGGRIHQGQDEIAMQNAVFTRKATERAMRYAFELAKSSRGHVTSATKSNGLTYSMPFWDEVFTEVKKDYPDIDTAVNHIDALAAFFVMKPHAFDVVVASNLFGDILTDLGGAIMGSIGIAPAANLNIERQFPSMFEPVHGSAPDIAGKGIANPIGQIWTGKMMLDFLGHQEAGKKVLEAIEATLEKGIKTGDIGGHSTMYEVVEEILNQLQ